In Conger conger chromosome 5, fConCon1.1, whole genome shotgun sequence, the DNA window ttatttcaatgtttttaaatggtcaGCAGTGATAACTGCTGCACCTCCTTTGGTCCAAGGATACTCAAATATGGCCCTCGAGGTCAATCGCACTGCTGGGGCGATTGAAACGTTTTGCTACGTTTCGctacggtttctgtgttgaacgacTTTTCGCCCAACGGTGTGCgggctttgaggtatgtttgctcccgtttggtgggtgtgtagCCCCAATCAATAATGATGTAGGCCTATGCTACAAAAGAGCTCAAAGTACACTGCATTTATGATTACTGTTTATTACTGCATTATTTCTTATAACTGTCCCATTTCTTCTGTCCCTACTAATTTGCAGAGATGAAATTCGTgttaattcatttaaaacagTCCCCCTGTGCGATGCATCAGTCGACCACAATTGAGTTGAACAagattatatttgtattatataataaatatagttTTAGAAAATTTATATGGAATTCCCACATCGTGTGACCGTTTTCTGTCAGGCAGGCACAGCTGAAATAGCAGTTGATATGCAGCAGATGGGAGTTATCCAATCAGGATCACAGCAGTGAGTGCtttattgtatttaataaattacaataagtgtaaatgtaaattggtTCTGTCGGTGTTCTGAGtcattttgagatattgagctccaaagctttcacatcctagCCGAATAGAGCGAAAGTGAAATGCAGGTCAGTTccagaaaaatctaaatgacTGTCCTCAGAATGTACAATATGAAAAGCATATCAAATTGCCCTATATCCAACATATATCACCCGAACTCAACGTCTCGAAATAGGCTATGCGTCAAAAATTGATGTTCTTTCCTCCATGGGAGAcgacttttctttttcttttctttttaaagaatgCTCAAACGTAAATTGAAATAGAATTAGTTATTGTTAGGAAGTAGCTTAAAACAAATACCAGGCTAGGCCTTCTTGTAGACGACCTTCGGCTTTGCTGCGGTGCCAAACTTGCACCGCccttgttgccatggagaccgcTAGTTGTTTgcagctcagacacacacgcgttTTCCCAAACATAAAAAAGTATGAGCCTGACATGGAGTCCGAAGTGCAGCTTGAGATAGTTGGTCTTTTGAAAGAGCACAACTTTCAAATCGCAAAAGGGACTGCAGAGGTAACATGCTGGACATCAGAAGTGTGTCTTAATACGAGCAAACTAGCACGTAATATAATGTTAGCTAAGTTAGCTGCTAGCTGCTACAATTTACGAATAGCTACGGATGCGGGATGCCCAGAAGCTAGCTTAGCGGATAGGTGTTTCTGCTTTACGCcttatgttagctagctaaatatcCTAGCTAATACCGTTACTGCCAAAATGAACACAGATCCTACTGTCATCGGATGTGGCCAAAGTTActgacgttagctaacgttaagtgATCCAGTCTTTTCCTGTCGCCAACAGGGTTTGAAACAGAAGTTTCCTGCGTCGTTCTCGGATGTAAAGATTCGACCGCTGCTTGAGTGTGCCTGGCATGAATATTTAACCAATAAGAAACAGGTGGGCTAGCTAAGGTTATACAGGTTATTTTATTCGTTATAATCATAAGTTACCAGTCATTCGTTTTGCTCTCAGTCCATgtacatttgatttatttagctCTAACACTATAGACAATTCTTTAGATACATTTAATTTTATCTATATTGGACTCTTATCTTTTTATCTGGGAAACAACGATGGTTCTTTTGACACTCAACATGTTTTTCACCAGGAACTGAAAGGTGAGGTGTGGGAATATAAGGGCAAACTGATGTGTTTTGTCAACGGTCAACTTCTGGGAAATGAAAAAGACTTGTCGAGGTGGGCTGAGGCACTGTGGGGATTCACCTTCCATAGGCCACACGCGCTGTTTCAGGCTCTGACCGAGGACGACTACACCAGACACCTCCAGAGCACCGGGGCAAGTCTTCCGTTCCCTAAACGTGTTCTCCAGAACAGCCGTTACAATAATGCACACTAGAGCAATCTTTAGGGTCTTTAGTGCTTTAGGGTTAATCCACTGACTACCCTGACTTGACTCACTCTTCAccccagtggttcccaaactcggtcttCCTTTCCCTAAACGTGTTCTCCAGAACATCAGAGAATTCTGAGATTGCATTtatggttggaacgaaaaccagcatgcacaggggGCCCCCACGACTGAGTTTGAAACCCACTGCTCTACCCCAGACACAAAAATATCTTCATGAATTTCAACCAATATAgtaatgaatgaacaaaaaaatgtatatagtcATATGTTGCTCCCCTGTCCACGTAGTTAGAGATTTGGCATTTACAGTaccacacatttctctttctttcaaAGGTGTGTTGAAATGTTGAATTCATATCCTGTTTGCCCTTCTCTATTCCTGCAGCACACATTTGTATTCATGGATATTGAAATCCAAGGGGAGCCAGTTGGAAGGTTGTTGTTTGAGGTGAGTGGGCATCAGgtttctgaaacacacagcgtttGAGAACGCACGTGGTGGTGGCTGACTATAGTTCTCCTGTTCAGCTCTTTTCAGACCTGTGCCCAAAGACGTGCAAGAACTTCCAGGCACTCTGTGAAGGAGATGCTCGTTCGTCCGAGAACAATGTCGCGTTGACCTACAAGGGATCTATATTTCACCGTGTCGTCCCCAATGGCTGGATCCAGGGTGGAGGTAAGGTGTGGAGTTCAGTAAATGAGCTACGGCATGTGGAATAGCAAATATTGCCGTGTGTCGTGTAAAAATATGAGATTCATACATGCAGGAGGGCAAACAAagacattattataaaataaaaggcCAAGCTACGATTTAAAAAGTGTTATGTAATGTTACATAGAATGGCAATACATTTCAAGAAATCCACAAAACGTAGTAATAACCCAGTGTCAAAGGACTGTTTCTAAATGTGCCTCATACAGTATTATGGAAATGAACTTTCTAGTGCAGTATTCATTCATTAACAAGTGTTTAAATTGAGCTAATTTTACATGACTCTTGTGATGTGAATTGCATGCAGATTATGTTCACACTGACACTGGTTGCCTGTCATTTCTAAATGCATTATGGGGGGGGGTCACCCATTTTTTAATCATATCTTTGGGGGAACATTAATCTTATCTCTACAGATATTTCACCTGGGGCCAGAGGAAATGGTGGAGAGTCCATTTATGGACCAATATTTGAAGGTACTATTTAAATGTGCATTTGCATAACAGTTGTTAGGCTAATTTAAGAAAAATAGGCAAAAACAACTTCTTTGAAACCACACTCCCCAAACGTAGTTTGCTAAAAGATGACCCCATTAGTCAGTCAGGCTGAAGTTGGCCCAGAATTAGCCAGAACTGGGAATTTTCCATTCAATCACCAGGTGCCTGAATGACACACCATGCACACTAATATGAGGGCATGGTCATGAATATGGTTATGGACATTATTGTTCAGAAAGTTTGTAagttaaatgaaaatgtctgaGGAAAATAAGTGCAACAAATACCCAAACTTTTTTTCAGTAGCCCTGTATCTCTACAGTGAAGGCCACTCTGTCACACTGCAAATTAAtgtttcacctttttttttcaaaagcaccAAAAACAATTggtgtaatgtacagtaaaaaaCATCAATATGTATTATGCTCAGAGTTATTTAATGTAGCCTGACCATGTTTGTTGCAGTTTGACAATTTATTAAGAACCACACTAGACAAAGTTAAGTAAAAAAAGGAACTCCTGATAGGTTATCCTTGATGAACCTGGTGAACTTGTTAGTCATGGAAACACACTCTAGGACCATTGAGACTATAAATTTAAGTATAGTTCCCTGCTTCCGCACTGCATGTTATCGTTTCGGTTAAAAGTGGTTGAGCCACGGCAGACAAATAGTTACTGTTCTTCATTGTCAATAACTCATTGCCAGAAAAGCACTATTCTGTTTTGTATTTCTGTCCATTTAATAAGTCTAGTAAGAAGCTGCAATTCCTTTTTTTGAGAGTGCAGTAGAAACTAGGCATTCTAATTGTTGCCTGTCAGTGTGGTTGAATTGAGCTTAATAGACTTGGATGGTAATCTTTATTTTACATAGCATACACAGGGGATTTATATGGGAAAAAGTTGTTTGAGTTCTCTATCCCTTGTTTTTcccattctttttttcttttatacatgtcggagaaaaaaaaaaaagaaactaataaaaaataagacaaaaaatagTTGCAGAAGAATTGAAAGGTCATATACAGTAAAAACCCAATACATGGCCTTGAGTATGTACCCAACAGATCCTTGGCCGTAGATAGATCTTTACCAGTTTTGAAACACACAAACCTCCAACACTGAGAGCTCGCAATTACCAAAGGTATGTGAGAGATGTTGCATCGAAATTCAATAAGCCCAGGAAATTCAGCTGGTGTCCCCATAATCGCAGGCCTGACTGAACGCAAGGAAGAAACAGCCCCGTTGGCAGTGCTCCTGGCTTGATTCTGTAAATGTACGGTTCCGATATTAGATAAAGGCCTGGAATCCGGCGCAAGTCGCTGATGCCCTGGTCATTTTTTTGCTCGGCTGCCTGAACAATGCTGACCATACATGTGCAAGCATGTGGGTGCGACAGGAATTTATGGGGCCAATGTTGTTTGTCCCTGTTTAgaaatggaaaaaggaaaaaaaggaaaaatatctgCCAGTGCTGTGAGTTATGCGGAgggaaagaaacaaacaaacaaggaaaggagagagagggagggagagaaagacaggaccAAAAACAACTGCTTTTCAGAAATCCTGTTTCGTTAAGTAATCAttatataataatgtaaaatgtaaataatgtaaataataatgtaataaataatgtcaagtaatgtaaaaaaaattgaaatggtAGTAAATTGCAGATTATTATCTCCCATTCTTGAAGGCCGTCACAGACGTTCGCagtcagcgggggggggggggggtgttttgtttgttttatcagTGTGTGATATCTGCTTGTGTGTTTTATCAGTGTGTGATATCTGCTCTCCCAGATGAAAGCTTTGCTGTGCCACATAGTAAGAGGGGAATTTTAGCCATGGCCAATCAGGGGACTCACACCAACGCATCTCAGTTCTACATCACCCTGCAGCCTGCTCATTGGATGGACCGGAAATATGTGGCTTTTGGGTGCGTTTCCCGGCAACCTCATTCCGACTGCTACTGAAGGGCGAAATttggtctttgtgtgtgtctgtgcgcgtgtgtgtatgcatgtgtacctgtgcgtatgtgtgtgtttggtgtgtgtgtgtgtgtgtctatgtgtgtgcaagcatgtgcctgtgcgtatgtgtacgtgtccctgtgtgtgtgtgcgtgtgtcattttatttggttTCAGCAAATGATCAGCATTTGACTTCAGTTCTCCAAAAAACACTGTCAATACCACAGCAATACATTTTTAGTAATATGAAGAAGAAAAGCCAAACTTGTGAGGTGAACATGTATAGAATTGATATACCTCTTTCATTCCAGACAAGTGATCGAAGGCACAGAAGTCCTTCAGAGACTGGAGCTTGTCCCCACCTTCAACGAGAGACCTCGAGACGAGTGCAAAGTGGCCGCCTGTGGAGTCTTTCTGTCTTGATGTAAAAATCATTGCTGTTTTTTGCTATAGAAAACCAATTAAGCGGCAACTACACTCAATTATGTTGCATCTGTTTTGTGCAGTTATGGCAATTGCACGCTAACGCTATTGTGAATCAACACAGCATCGATTGATCGTCATCATCGAAATGTAATCAATTTTCAAGATAGTGAAACCCGGATTGGATGAATGTGAATAGTACAGAAATGGTGTGTACATGACTTAGGGACTTTGGGGAACACTGTGTCTGGGGGGGGTGTGAACTCAAAGtgtgaatttaaatgaatgaaagtggCAAATAACAATCCTTTAAAAGCTTTGTGTCAATGAACAGCGTAAGGTTTCATGCTACACAGGGCTCAGATTATGGGAACCAAAGAGGATTTTACCAATTCCGTACTGTTTATGTTACAAATCTGGGGCAAAGGTTTCAAGTGTTGCCCCAATAGGTGTCAGCTAAAAGGATGTGCCAGGAAATCAGTGACTTGCCGAAATCTGTTGATCTGAGATTGCAAGTTGcacagcagtgcaatacaataCTGGAAGAGTGGCTGGCAAAACCACAGGAAAATAAGACTGCAAACACGGAATCTGTGGATCAAAGTTTATAAAGTATGGCTGTTTAACTAAGTATCTGCCTGAAGTGTCAGATTAAATGGCTGTTCTTTGGAGAACAATAGATGTCCTTGTTCTTTGTATTTTGATTCATATTTTTCGATTGTCCTGAATGTGCACTAAGTACACAGGACCTACATTGTTTTCCCGGCACTGTAATATGATATCACTGTGAAAAAACAAAGCATGTAGTGCAAATATTCAGTGTCTGTTCttcttctctggtgtgtgtgtgtgtgtgtgtgtgtgtgtgtgtgtgtgtgtgtgtgtgtgtgtgtgcatacagtaccTAAACATgtaaaagaaaagtatttttaaaagtataaaACCCAGGGGTTATAATGATACTTGTACAGCATTTGAGCATAAGGAATTCTCAAACGTAGGCCCATTTAGCTTCAGATCATCTCATTTTAAGGAAGGGGCTCTTACTCACAGATGACagagcacagaaataaaaaatgaattgactGCATATAATAGTTAACAGCACTATTGATGGTTCAGTGTGTACAGTGGCGTTTTGCGATGAGGAAGTCGTGCAAGACGCAATCAGTGTCTGGTTTTCATCCATACTTGCATAGTCAAGTTCCTCTTTTCAT includes these proteins:
- the ppil6 gene encoding probable inactive peptidyl-prolyl cis-trans isomerase-like 6 is translated as MESEVQLEIVGLLKEHNFQIAKGTAEGLKQKFPASFSDVKIRPLLECAWHEYLTNKKQELKGEVWEYKGKLMCFVNGQLLGNEKDLSRWAEALWGFTFHRPHALFQALTEDDYTRHLQSTGHTFVFMDIEIQGEPVGRLLFELFSDLCPKTCKNFQALCEGDARSSENNVALTYKGSIFHRVVPNGWIQGGDISPGARGNGGESIYGPIFEDESFAVPHSKRGILAMANQGTHTNASQFYITLQPAHWMDRKYVAFGQVIEGTEVLQRLELVPTFNERPRDECKVAACGVFLS